A segment of the SAR324 cluster bacterium genome:
GGACAAAAGAAATTATGATTGGTGGAATGGTCGCTAGGATTGAGCCAAAAGAGGGGATAAAATTTAGTAGAAACGTCAAGAGTCCCCAGAAGAGAGCAAAATCGACCCCAAAAAGTAGGAGAAATCCAGCAACCACAATTCCTGTAAGTGCTGAAACTCCCGTCTTGATGTTCAAGTAGCTGGCAATTTGCTGATTGATGGAATGAATCACCGCAACTGCTCTGGAGGCCCCGCTGCGATGGGAAAAAGAATTTTCCAACCTTCGAATAAAACTCTCCCGTTCGAAAAGCAGATACACTAGATAAAGCAGTACAAGAAACAGGTTCGTGAGGAACTCAACAAAGTTCCCCAATCCTTGCCCTAAAATTTGTGCAATCGCTCCAGCATTGATATGATCCGTCCACTGAATTTCTGTTAGTTGTTCTTGTATTACTGAAGGAGGGATGCTGAGGGCATCTGCCGCATCGATAAGCATCCCTTGTATCCGCATCTGATAGCGAGGAAGGTTAGCTGTTAACGCATTGACGCTGTTGTAGACCAATTGCCCGACAAGATATAGAATCAGAGCAGTGCTGAGTAAGACAAGGAGAACTCTAAGACCGGTTGGGAAACGGCAACGGATCAGAAGTTTCTGAAGAGGCTCTGCAAGATAGGCTAGAAAGAGCGCTACAAAAAAAGGGATCAGAATCCCAGAGAGAGTTTGAAGGATAAATCCACAAGCAATCACGAAAAGCCCACCCGCAAAAAAAGTCAGTAAGCCTAGGGTGGTCTCAGCAGAAGAGGGAAGTTTGCTTTTCATGTAATATATTCAGGGTGCAGTTCCACTCCAGAATCAATGATCTTATGCATTTTATTTCGCCAGATGATGCCTTCAGAAGCCCAGCGAATCAATACTTTCGCAAATTCACGACCAAAGCCAAGAATCCTGCCGACGTTCATCAAGAAATCCATTTCACGCGTACTGATCACATCATCAGCAGTTGTGATCAATGCCAACTCGATAAAAATTTTGACCTCCAGTTCTCGTGTTGCCAAAGGAAACTTGTCCAACTTTGGCAGCTTTTGGTCCTTGACCGCCTGCACTAGGGAGTCAACCTGGGTTTTTGAGCTTAGGAAGGACAAAGCCTGTTCTAAATAACTCAGTTCGCTAGGATCAATATTCCCATCTGCTACAATGGCGTGGCAAACTGCTACGGCAAACCAAGTTTTCTGTTGTTCATTGAGGATTTCTGGCTGTAGGCCAGTTAACATCTGTACACTCATGTGATTTTGCAGGCTAAAGGTTTTTCATGCACTTTCAGGGGATTTCGCCAGAAAGGTTTTTGAGCTCCTCAGTTATGCGTAATGGTAGTTCTCTTTTTTCAGAACGGCTAAGCAATGCAGTGTCCACGGGAGTTCCAACGTGAACCGAAAGGTATTTTCCTGCATTAATCTTGAAGCCAGTTGGGGGCATGACAGTTTCAGTACCACGCAATCCGATTGGAATGATTACCGCGTCAGTTTGCCTGGCGAGCAGGAATCCACCTTTACGAAGGGGTTGCATCTTCCCGTCTGGGCTCCTTGTCCCCTCTGGTGCCAGCCAAATCAAAACCCCATTTTCCATCAATCTTTTGGCTCTGGTCAAAGACTTCATTGAGTTTTTTGGATCATTCCGATCAATTGGAACAAATTCAGCGGCGATCATACCTTGTCCCCAGATGGGGACTTTAAACAACTCTTGTTTACCAATCATTCTGACGGCTCCAGGAATTGCCGCCAGGACTAAGGGAATGTCAAAATAACTTCGATGATTACTCATCAGGACGTAGCGTCTACCGGGTTCGATGGACCAAGGTTTTTCATAGTGAACGACGTAGTTAACATCAGCATACTTAAGCAAGCGTTGCGCCCATAGTTTGACTCGGGGGCTGATCACCTCTCTTCCAGCATTTCTCAATGAAACATCAACCATGGTCAGGAAAGATAACCAGAGAGTACACCAGATCGACCTGAGC
Coding sequences within it:
- a CDS encoding AI-2E family transporter; protein product: MKSKLPSSAETTLGLLTFFAGGLFVIACGFILQTLSGILIPFFVALFLAYLAEPLQKLLIRCRFPTGLRVLLVLLSTALILYLVGQLVYNSVNALTANLPRYQMRIQGMLIDAADALSIPPSVIQEQLTEIQWTDHINAGAIAQILGQGLGNFVEFLTNLFLVLLYLVYLLFERESFIRRLENSFSHRSGASRAVAVIHSINQQIASYLNIKTGVSALTGIVVAGFLLLFGVDFALFWGLLTFLLNFIPSFGSILATIPPIIISFVQFETLAEPLVIMVLLISTQVFVGNVLEPKVMGDSLGMSPLIVVLALIFWGWLWGPVGMILSVPIISVFRITCENIDVLNPVGRFLNEPKLR
- a CDS encoding lysophospholipid acyltransferase family protein is translated as MNDQKLSTVEPAKSPSESLKNEEADSLTSTFILLRSIWCTLWLSFLTMVDVSLRNAGREVISPRVKLWAQRLLKYADVNYVVHYEKPWSIEPGRRYVLMSNHRSYFDIPLVLAAIPGAVRMIGKQELFKVPIWGQGMIAAEFVPIDRNDPKNSMKSLTRAKRLMENGVLIWLAPEGTRSPDGKMQPLRKGGFLLARQTDAVIIPIGLRGTETVMPPTGFKINAGKYLSVHVGTPVDTALLSRSEKRELPLRITEELKNLSGEIP
- a CDS encoding TerB family tellurite resistance protein, which codes for MSVQMLTGLQPEILNEQQKTWFAVAVCHAIVADGNIDPSELSYLEQALSFLSSKTQVDSLVQAVKDQKLPKLDKFPLATRELEVKIFIELALITTADDVISTREMDFLMNVGRILGFGREFAKVLIRWASEGIIWRNKMHKIIDSGVELHPEYIT